One stretch of Macrotis lagotis isolate mMagLag1 chromosome 7, bilby.v1.9.chrom.fasta, whole genome shotgun sequence DNA includes these proteins:
- the STEAP1 gene encoding STEAP1 protein isoform X1 — protein sequence MENRKDITNQEELYEINPMEKMEEHDHLTTDSREISPPKRPSLFHLHQMTDFDGFECPADLKHRQELFPRWQLPVKMAAIMALITFLYTCLRDVIHPLVMTRAYFFYKIPILVINKVLPVVSITLLALVYLPGIIAAAFQLHNGTKYRRFPDWLDKWMLARKQFGLLSFFFASMHALYSLSYPMRRSYQYKLLDWTYEQVQQKKEDSWVEHDVWRMEIYVSLGIVGLALLALLAVTSIPSVSNSLTWREFHYIQSKLGIFCLLLGTIHALIFAWNKWVDVKQFVWYTPPTFMIAILLPIVVLTCKVILLLPCYRKRIQKIRHGWEDPNKINKAEMAFYL from the exons ATGGAAAACAGGAAAGATATCACAAACCAAGAGGAACTCTATGAAATAAATCCTATGGAGAAGATGGAAGAACATGATCACctg accACGGACTCAAGAGAAATCAGCCCACCAAAGAGACCCAGCCTTTTTCATCTCCATCAGATGACCGACTTTGATGGGTTTGAGTGCCCAGCTGACCTAAAGCACAGACAGGAACTCTTCCCACGATGGCAGCTGCCTGTGAAGATGGCAGCCATCATGGCACtcatcaccttcctttacacttgtCTCAGGGACGTGATCCACCCTTTAGTAATGACTCGGGCATACTTTTTCTATAAGATTCCAATCCTGGTCATCAACAAAGTTTTGCCAGTAGTTTCCATCACTCTCTTGGCCCTGGTTTATCTGCCAGGGATTATCGCAGCTGCTTTCCAGCTCCATAATGGCACCAAATATAGGAGATTTCCGGATTGGTTAGATAAGTGGATGCTGGCAAGGAAGCAGTTTGGgctcctcagtttcttttttgccTCAATGCATGCACTTTACAGTTTGTCCTATCCTATGAGGAGGTCTTACCAATACAAGCTGCTAGACTGGACTTATGAACAG gtccaacaaaaaaaagaagattcctGGGTTGAGCATGATGTTTGGAGAATGGAAATTTATGTATCTCTAGGAATTGTGGGACTTGCTTTGTTGGCCTTGCTGGCAGTGACCTCCATTCCATCCGTCAGCAACTCCCTGACCTGGAGAGAATTTCACTATATTCAG AGCAAGTTGGGAATCTTTTGCCTTTTACTGGGTACAATCCATGCATTGATTTTTGCCTGGAACAAATGGGTGGATGTAAAGCAGTTCGTGTGGTACACCCCTCCTACTTTTATGATAGCAATTTTACTTCCTATTGTTGTCCTGACATGTAAAGTCATATTGCTCCTTCCATGTTATAGGAAGAGGATACAGAAGATAAGGCATGGCTGGGAAGatccaaataaaattaataaagctGAGATGGCTTTCTATTTGTAG
- the STEAP1 gene encoding STEAP1 protein isoform X2 yields MENRKDITNQEELYEINPMEKMEEHDHLTTDSREISPPKRPSLFHLHQMTDFDGFECPADLKHRQELFPRWQLPVKMAAIMALITFLYTCLRDVIHPLVMTRAYFFYKIPILVINKVLPVVSITLLALVYLPGIIAAAFQLHNGTKYRRFPDWLDKWMLARKQFGLLSFFFASMHALYSLSYPMRRSYQYKLLDWTYEQVQQKKEDSWVEHDVWRMEIYVSLGIVGLALLALLAVTSIPSVSNSLTWREFHYIQEPSLKNEAIGAARWHSG; encoded by the exons ATGGAAAACAGGAAAGATATCACAAACCAAGAGGAACTCTATGAAATAAATCCTATGGAGAAGATGGAAGAACATGATCACctg accACGGACTCAAGAGAAATCAGCCCACCAAAGAGACCCAGCCTTTTTCATCTCCATCAGATGACCGACTTTGATGGGTTTGAGTGCCCAGCTGACCTAAAGCACAGACAGGAACTCTTCCCACGATGGCAGCTGCCTGTGAAGATGGCAGCCATCATGGCACtcatcaccttcctttacacttgtCTCAGGGACGTGATCCACCCTTTAGTAATGACTCGGGCATACTTTTTCTATAAGATTCCAATCCTGGTCATCAACAAAGTTTTGCCAGTAGTTTCCATCACTCTCTTGGCCCTGGTTTATCTGCCAGGGATTATCGCAGCTGCTTTCCAGCTCCATAATGGCACCAAATATAGGAGATTTCCGGATTGGTTAGATAAGTGGATGCTGGCAAGGAAGCAGTTTGGgctcctcagtttcttttttgccTCAATGCATGCACTTTACAGTTTGTCCTATCCTATGAGGAGGTCTTACCAATACAAGCTGCTAGACTGGACTTATGAACAG gtccaacaaaaaaaagaagattcctGGGTTGAGCATGATGTTTGGAGAATGGAAATTTATGTATCTCTAGGAATTGTGGGACTTGCTTTGTTGGCCTTGCTGGCAGTGACCTCCATTCCATCCGTCAGCAACTCCCTGACCTGGAGAGAATTTCACTATATTCAG GAAccctctttaaaaaatgaagctatcggagcagctaggtggcacagtggataa
- the STEAP1 gene encoding STEAP1 protein isoform X3 — MENRKDITNQEELYEINPMEKMEEHDHLTTDSREISPPKRPSLFHLHQMTDFDGFECPADLKHRQELFPRWQLPVKMAAIMALITFLYTCLRDVIHPLVMTRAYFFYKIPILVINKVLPVVSITLLALVYLPGIIAAAFQLHNGTKYRRFPDWLDKWMLARKQFGLLSFFFASMHALYSLSYPMRRSYQYKLLDWTYEQVQQKKEDSWVEHDVWRMEIYVSLGIVGLALLALLAVTSIPSVSNSLTWREFHYIQNASSIFQT, encoded by the exons ATGGAAAACAGGAAAGATATCACAAACCAAGAGGAACTCTATGAAATAAATCCTATGGAGAAGATGGAAGAACATGATCACctg accACGGACTCAAGAGAAATCAGCCCACCAAAGAGACCCAGCCTTTTTCATCTCCATCAGATGACCGACTTTGATGGGTTTGAGTGCCCAGCTGACCTAAAGCACAGACAGGAACTCTTCCCACGATGGCAGCTGCCTGTGAAGATGGCAGCCATCATGGCACtcatcaccttcctttacacttgtCTCAGGGACGTGATCCACCCTTTAGTAATGACTCGGGCATACTTTTTCTATAAGATTCCAATCCTGGTCATCAACAAAGTTTTGCCAGTAGTTTCCATCACTCTCTTGGCCCTGGTTTATCTGCCAGGGATTATCGCAGCTGCTTTCCAGCTCCATAATGGCACCAAATATAGGAGATTTCCGGATTGGTTAGATAAGTGGATGCTGGCAAGGAAGCAGTTTGGgctcctcagtttcttttttgccTCAATGCATGCACTTTACAGTTTGTCCTATCCTATGAGGAGGTCTTACCAATACAAGCTGCTAGACTGGACTTATGAACAG gtccaacaaaaaaaagaagattcctGGGTTGAGCATGATGTTTGGAGAATGGAAATTTATGTATCTCTAGGAATTGTGGGACTTGCTTTGTTGGCCTTGCTGGCAGTGACCTCCATTCCATCCGTCAGCAACTCCCTGACCTGGAGAGAATTTCACTATATTCAG AATGCATCCAGTATTTTCCAGACTTAA